The nucleotide window CAAGCTCGGCGACAAACTGGTGCTGGCCCACGGCGTGGCGACGATCAGCCTGGTCAAGCACGACGACAAGCCATTCACTGTGGTCGGCATTCTCAAGCGTACCGGCACTCCGGTGGACCGCACGCTGCACATCAGCCTCGGCGGCATGGAAGCGATTCACATCGATTGGAAGAACGGCGTGCCGGCCCAGGGCAGCGGTCGTATCAGCGCCGACCAGGCCCGCAACATGGACCTGACGCCCCAAGCCATCACCGCGTTCATGCTCGGGCTCAACAGCAAGATCTCCACCTTTGCCTTGCAACGCGAGATCAATGAGTTCCGTGGCGAACCGTTGCTGGCGATCTTGCCAGGCGTGGCCCTGCAAGAGTTGTGGAGCCTGATGGGCACGGCGGAAAAAGCCTTGTTCGTGATTTCGCTGTTCGTGGTCCTGACCGGGTTGATCGGCATGCTCACGGCGATCCTCACCAGCCTCAACGAGCGCCGCCGGGAGATGGCGATCTTGCGCTCAGTGGGCGCGCGGCCATGGCACATCGCAAGCCTGCTGGTGCTGGAAGCCTTTGCCCTGGCATTGACCGGGGTGGCCGCCGGGCTGGCCTTGCTGTATATCGGCATCGGCGCCGCCCAGGGTTACGTACAGTCGGCCTATGGCTTGTATCTGCCATTGAGCTGGCCAAGCGAATATGAATGGACGCTCATGGCTGGCATCCTGGTCGCCGCCCTGTTGATGGGCAGCGTGCCGGCCTGGCGCGCCTATCGCCAATCGTTGGCCGACGGCTTGTCGATCCGCTTATGAGGACATTGAAGATGCCCCGCGCCCTGCTTGCGCTGTTGATGATGGTCGCCCTGCCGCTGTGGGCGGCCGAGCCGAGGGACCTGGCCTGGTCGGAAATGATCCCGCCGGACGCACCGCCGGAAGTACCGAACATGACCCCGCTGCATGACCTGTCGCAGATGGGCCAGGCACTGTCGGCCGAATCCGCCCCGGCCGCCAAGCAGGACCTGCCCGACGCGCCGGTGGTCAAGGCGCTCGACGGCCAGCAGATTCGCTTGCCGGGCTACATCGTGCCGCTGGAAGTCAGCGAGGAAGGCCGCACCACGGACTTTTTGCTGGTGCCGTATTTCGGCGCCTGCATCCATGTGCCGCCACCACCTTCGAATCAGATCGTGCATGTGAAAAGCGAAGTCGGGGTGAAGCTCGATGAGCTGTACCAGCCGTACTGGGTCGAAGGGCCGATGCAGGTCAAGCCGTCCACCAGCGAGCTGGCCGATGCCGGGTATCAGATGGAAGCTGAGAAGATTTATGTGTATGAGCTGCCGGAGTGAACCTGGCAGTCATGCACTGTCTGTGAAATAGCTATCGCGAGCAGGCTCGCTCCCACAGGGGATCTTTGGTGTTCTCACGACCAGTGTGGGAGCGAGCCTGCTCGCGATGAGGCCCTCAAAGTGGCTCATCATACTTTCATTGAGTTGAGTCAAAAGACCGGCCCAGACGGCTCCGTACCATGGGACATCCTTTTTAAATGTCCTCTGGAGCCCCCATGCACAAGTCCTTGCTCAGCGCTTCCCTCGTCGCCCTCACGCTCGCCGCCCCCCTCGCCCAGGCCCATACGGCCGGCGATATCATCGTTCGCGCCGGCGCCATCACCGTCAATCCGAAAGCCGACAGTTCCAGCGTCAAGGTCGACCGTGGCCCGTTGGCCGGCGCCGACCTGGGCGGCAAGGCGACCATGAGCAGCGACACGCAACTGGGCTTGAACTTCGCCTACATGATGACCGACCACCTGGGCATCGAGCTGCTGGCGGCCTCGCCCTTCGAGCACGACGTGAAGATCAAGGGCACCGCCCTGGGCGCGGCCAACGGCAAGCTCGGCACCCTCAAGCACCTGCCGCCGACCCTGAGCCTCGTCTATTACCCGCTCGACGCCAGATCGGCTTTCCAGCCGTATGTCGGCGCCGGCATCAACTACACCTGGATCTACGACGAACATGTCGGCAGCGACGCCAGCGCCAACGGCTTCAGCAATTTCCGGGCGAGCAACAGTTGGGGCATGGCGTGGCAAGTGGGCGCCGACTACATGCTGACCGACAACATCATGATCAACGGCCAGATCCGCTATATCGACATCGACACCACGGCGTATGTCGACAACAACGCGGTAGCTGGCGGCACCCGGGCCAAGGTGAATATCGATGTGGATCCGTGGATCTAC belongs to Pseudomonas sp. B21-028 and includes:
- a CDS encoding ABC transporter permease gives rise to the protein MYLFRLAMASLANRRFTAILTAFAIALSVCLLLAVERVRTEAKASFASTISGTDLIVGARSGSVNLLLYSVFRIGNATNNIRWDSFEHFANNPKVKWAIPMSLGDSHRGYRVMGTTEAYFEHYQYGRQQHLELADGRAFATDPFEVVLGAEVAEALHYKLGDKLVLAHGVATISLVKHDDKPFTVVGILKRTGTPVDRTLHISLGGMEAIHIDWKNGVPAQGSGRISADQARNMDLTPQAITAFMLGLNSKISTFALQREINEFRGEPLLAILPGVALQELWSLMGTAEKALFVISLFVVLTGLIGMLTAILTSLNERRREMAILRSVGARPWHIASLLVLEAFALALTGVAAGLALLYIGIGAAQGYVQSAYGLYLPLSWPSEYEWTLMAGILVAALLMGSVPAWRAYRQSLADGLSIRL
- a CDS encoding DUF3299 domain-containing protein, with protein sequence MPRALLALLMMVALPLWAAEPRDLAWSEMIPPDAPPEVPNMTPLHDLSQMGQALSAESAPAAKQDLPDAPVVKALDGQQIRLPGYIVPLEVSEEGRTTDFLLVPYFGACIHVPPPPSNQIVHVKSEVGVKLDELYQPYWVEGPMQVKPSTSELADAGYQMEAEKIYVYELPE
- a CDS encoding OmpW family protein, with translation MHKSLLSASLVALTLAAPLAQAHTAGDIIVRAGAITVNPKADSSSVKVDRGPLAGADLGGKATMSSDTQLGLNFAYMMTDHLGIELLAASPFEHDVKIKGTALGAANGKLGTLKHLPPTLSLVYYPLDARSAFQPYVGAGINYTWIYDEHVGSDASANGFSNFRASNSWGMAWQVGADYMLTDNIMINGQIRYIDIDTTAYVDNNAVAGGTRAKVNIDVDPWIYMVGLGYKF